From the Tindallia magadiensis genome, the window CAAAACAACAAAAAATAGCTGATATCATTGTATCAGAATCGGATCAATCCATGTTGATGGAAATAGAAATGATTAACATGAGAATTCAGACCATGGAAGCAGGAGAAGAAATGGAATCATTTTCTGAAAATGCTACACATCAGCTAAATAATCGTATCGATCATTTAGTGTCTGATTTATCACATAATGTGCAAATGAACCAATATGAACTTGCCTTTAAAAATCGTTATGTTCTTGAAGAAACAGTCCAACAACTAAAAACCATACAGGCTAGTCAGAACCTTCCTGAAATGAGTATTGAAGAGTTAAAACGACGGAAGCAAACGATTCAGCAAGAAATTCAGTCCCATTCTAATGAAATAAGAGCTGAAGAATCTGGAACATATTCCTTTGGAAGTGATGATTTGGAAAAAAGCTTATCAGTAGAAAGCTTAGATCAAGAAGTAGTAGTAGATCTTTTTTCCAGAAACCCATCGGATATCAAAAGAATACAAGAAAATGATGAGTACTATCGAATTATCCGGCAGCATAACTGGAAACTGATTGCGAGAGTACCTGAAGAATATCTGCTATTTTATGAAGTCGACATGCGGGCGCAGATTAGAGATATTTATCAACAAAGAGTAATTAGGGGAATCGTTAAGGATGTTATAGAATCTGAAGAAGGTTATTTCGTTGTTTTTAAGCTTAATCAGCCATTGGAAGGATGGCATGATCAAAGATTCTTAGAGGTAGAATTGATACCGCGAAAATTTGAAGGATTGAAAGTTCCGGCATCGGCGCTGGTAGAAAAGAATGGCGTTGAGGGAGTTTATCGTGTTGACTTGAATGGATACGCTGTATTTATGCCCATTGAGGAAATAGGACGAGCCTATGAAATGGTTGTCGTTAAAGAAGGCAGAATTGAACTTTCGATAAGTACAAGAGGGAATGACCAGGAGGATGAAGTTCAAATGGTAGACACCCTTAGAAGATATGATCAAATTGTTGTCAATCCAGAGAATATTCAAGAAGGTCAACGTGTTAGATAATTAGGATAGGAGAGATAAAATGAGCATTTCTACTAATATAACGGTATTGAAAAAGCGAATTCAAGAAGCACTACAAAAGTCAGCTGATCCTAGTAAAAAAGTTCAGATCATTGGAGTAACAAAGACAATTAAGCCAGAAAAAATTCAAGAAGCCATGGATCTTGGAATGAATCATTTGGGAGAAAATAAAGTACAAGAACTTTTAACAAAATATGAAGCCATAGGACCAGCTCCACAATGGCATATGATTGGACATTTGCAAAGAAATAAAGTAAAATATATAGTTGATAAAGTTAGCCTTATTCACTCCTTGGACTCATTATCTTTGGCAG encodes:
- a CDS encoding HlyD family efflux transporter periplasmic adaptor subunit, whose amino-acid sequence is MAEKKNTTPKKTRKKKKNVIFVLMIVPAIFIVSLFFVFRLGPVISHFRVNTSIVEFGTLETIVQVEAVVAREETQYSLPQTGRINWNVASGEKVAKQQKIADIIVSESDQSMLMEIEMINMRIQTMEAGEEMESFSENATHQLNNRIDHLVSDLSHNVQMNQYELAFKNRYVLEETVQQLKTIQASQNLPEMSIEELKRRKQTIQQEIQSHSNEIRAEESGTYSFGSDDLEKSLSVESLDQEVVVDLFSRNPSDIKRIQENDEYYRIIRQHNWKLIARVPEEYLLFYEVDMRAQIRDIYQQRVIRGIVKDVIESEEGYFVVFKLNQPLEGWHDQRFLEVELIPRKFEGLKVPASALVEKNGVEGVYRVDLNGYAVFMPIEEIGRAYEMVVVKEGRIELSISTRGNDQEDEVQMVDTLRRYDQIVVNPENIQEGQRVR